The following proteins are encoded in a genomic region of Candidatus Methylospira mobilis:
- a CDS encoding UbiX family flavin prenyltransferase produces MSEAKPRLIVAMTGATGAVYGKRMLEILRETNCWETHLVVSGAGFINLKHELDMGRNEIHALADVVYKVDDVAAAIASGAFKVEGMVVAPCSMKTLAAIAHGLSDNLIARAADVTLKERRRLVIMPRETPLNLAHIRNMASVTEMGGIIYPPMPAFYGGAKTLDALIDETVGRVLGLFGIDIPHLFQPWEGL; encoded by the coding sequence ATGAGTGAAGCCAAACCCAGGTTGATCGTCGCCATGACCGGCGCCACCGGCGCCGTTTACGGTAAGCGTATGCTCGAAATATTGCGCGAAACCAATTGTTGGGAAACCCATCTGGTGGTTTCCGGCGCCGGTTTTATCAATTTAAAGCATGAGCTGGATATGGGGCGCAATGAAATTCACGCGCTGGCCGATGTGGTGTATAAAGTGGACGACGTGGCGGCGGCTATCGCCAGCGGCGCGTTCAAGGTGGAGGGCATGGTGGTTGCTCCCTGCTCAATGAAAACCCTGGCAGCGATTGCTCACGGCCTGTCGGACAATCTGATTGCGCGCGCCGCCGACGTAACGCTGAAGGAGCGGCGGCGGCTGGTGATCATGCCGCGCGAAACGCCGCTGAATCTGGCGCATATACGCAACATGGCCAGCGTCACCGAAATGGGCGGCATTATTTATCCGCCGATGCCCGCCTTCTATGGCGGCGCCAAAACCCTGGATGCGCTGATAGACGAAACCGTCGGGCGGGTGCTGGGCCTGTTCGGCATTGAT
- the pip gene encoding prolyl aminopeptidase codes for MKSLYPPIQPYQTYRLDVGDGHVLYVEESGNRKGLPVVYLHGGPGSGCKPFHHRFFNPERYRTILLDQRGSGRSTPSGGTVNNTTQHLIGDLEAVRLYLKIKRWVLFAGSWGSTLALLYAQQYPKRVAGMLLRGSFLARQRDLDWYIRDGANRFYPEQWDELLRVVASPEPDLISALHGFLYGQDEVAAHRAAKAWLAWGAQLALGATYDPGEIDARADAGYMPQTYIELHYAMNKYFIEENQILQQCHKIPKKLPVILIHGRHDVVCPPEASYLLKQRLPAAELLVLPNSGHLPMGDEMLDALVSASDRLAQRLA; via the coding sequence ATGAAAAGTTTATATCCTCCTATCCAGCCCTACCAGACCTATCGTCTTGATGTCGGGGACGGGCACGTCCTGTATGTCGAGGAAAGCGGCAATCGTAAAGGTCTTCCCGTAGTCTATTTGCACGGAGGGCCGGGGTCGGGCTGCAAGCCGTTTCACCACCGTTTTTTTAACCCCGAACGGTACCGCACTATTCTGCTTGATCAACGTGGTTCCGGGCGTTCGACGCCGTCAGGCGGCACGGTGAACAATACAACGCAACATTTGATCGGCGACCTGGAAGCGGTGCGCCTTTATCTTAAAATAAAGCGTTGGGTATTGTTTGCCGGATCGTGGGGATCGACGCTGGCGCTGCTTTATGCGCAACAATATCCCAAACGTGTTGCCGGGATGTTGCTGCGCGGCAGTTTTCTGGCGCGGCAGCGCGATCTTGATTGGTATATACGCGACGGAGCAAATCGTTTTTACCCGGAGCAGTGGGACGAGTTACTACGGGTGGTCGCCTCCCCGGAGCCCGATTTGATTAGCGCGTTGCACGGTTTTCTGTACGGTCAGGACGAAGTTGCCGCCCATCGCGCCGCCAAAGCCTGGCTGGCCTGGGGGGCGCAACTGGCGCTGGGCGCGACATACGACCCTGGCGAAATAGATGCGCGCGCCGACGCCGGTTATATGCCGCAGACCTATATCGAATTGCATTATGCGATGAACAAATACTTTATCGAGGAAAATCAGATATTGCAGCAGTGCCATAAAATTCCGAAAAAACTACCGGTCATACTGATACACGGACGTCATGATGTCGTGTGTCCTCCCGAGGCTTCCTATCTGCTCAAACAACGTCTTCCCGCCGCCGAATTGCTGGTCCTGCCCAACTCCGGGCATTTGCCGATGGGAGACGAAATGCTGGATGCGCTGGTGTCGGCCTCGGATCGTCTGGCGCAACGGCTGGCATGA
- a CDS encoding type IV pilin protein, whose amino-acid sequence MRMRAGCCGRVATGFTLAELMITLAIVAIMTAVAVPAYQDFMQKARRNDAKIGLMQSAQALEACFTEFNAYNHAGCVTLVSGSGSVDTRSPDGYYRITSKNGSGAEQLSSSRFTLYAKPAEGSVQVGDACGVFVLDSGGMRSAAMDGCW is encoded by the coding sequence ATGAGGATGAGGGCAGGTTGTTGCGGCAGGGTAGCGACGGGTTTTACTTTGGCTGAACTGATGATAACGCTGGCGATAGTCGCAATTATGACGGCGGTCGCCGTACCGGCTTACCAGGATTTCATGCAGAAAGCCCGCCGGAATGACGCCAAGATTGGGTTGATGCAGAGCGCCCAAGCGCTGGAAGCGTGTTTTACCGAGTTTAACGCATACAACCATGCAGGGTGTGTCACTTTGGTGTCAGGTTCAGGCAGCGTCGATACGCGTTCGCCGGATGGCTACTACCGTATAACCAGTAAGAACGGTTCCGGTGCGGAGCAGTTGTCGTCATCCCGGTTTACGCTTTATGCCAAGCCCGCAGAAGGAAGCGTCCAGGTTGGAGATGCGTGCGGAGTGTTCGTTCTGGATAGCGGCGGCATGCGCTCGGCGGCTATGGACGGTTGCTGGTAG
- a CDS encoding pilus assembly PilX family protein, translating into MSDKRQISFRTGQAGAVLVTGLLFLLVMSLLGVTAMNVALLEEKMAGNLRDRSLAFQAAETALRSVEAMLAASADIIETSAAEPCRSGWYERISCPLPAVLSDDFWLRGSVGAATGELAHVVMPPQYIVERLDCYPWPLEKCDHFPFRVTVRASGGSAEAVVMLQAVYLLAPDEQTAVPAKFMGRQSWRQLR; encoded by the coding sequence ATGAGCGATAAACGGCAGATAAGCTTTCGAACCGGTCAAGCCGGCGCTGTTCTTGTTACCGGTTTGCTGTTTTTGCTGGTCATGAGTCTGTTGGGCGTGACGGCGATGAATGTCGCGCTGCTGGAGGAAAAAATGGCGGGCAACCTGCGGGACCGCAGTCTGGCGTTTCAGGCGGCGGAAACGGCGTTGCGATCTGTGGAGGCTATGCTTGCCGCTTCGGCGGATATTATTGAAACGTCGGCAGCCGAACCATGCCGGTCCGGCTGGTATGAGCGCATCAGCTGTCCCTTGCCCGCCGTTTTGTCTGATGATTTCTGGCTGCGCGGGAGCGTTGGCGCAGCAACGGGCGAGCTTGCCCATGTGGTTATGCCGCCGCAATATATAGTGGAGCGCCTCGATTGCTATCCCTGGCCCTTGGAAAAATGCGATCATTTCCCTTTTCGTGTTACGGTGCGGGCAAGCGGCGGCAGCGCCGAGGCTGTGGTCATGTTGCAGGCAGTTTATTTGTTGGCGCCGGATGAGCAAACGGCGGTTCCGGCAAAATTCATGGGTAGGCAATCGTGGAGGCAGTTGCGATGA
- a CDS encoding PilW family protein, producing the protein MSGCAKSFPRAKERVTDHEAGATLIELMMALAVGLVLLFGLSRIYLSSKQSYRLTDAQSVLMESGRYALEALTGEIHSAGQLGCRRNAPLTVLANAQAQALLVPDTAQHMPSGLIAAPLLSGEDDIRLSSVPRIKSALSGTDTLTVLYAESCSGILISRLLLTNPRGRLQSGSSCRFDTGTPLLVANCESAHLFRAGASDQDFTQNVDQAEVATNRLGALYRPGSEVMALRSRSFFIRLNPAGQPALYRVDHVADTVSELVEGVENLQLSYGVDTSGDGASDRILNASAVSDWSKIVSVRVVLTLRSIDDRVLANARQYWLDDESRSDRRLVRQFAATVAVRSRAQ; encoded by the coding sequence ATGAGCGGATGCGCAAAGTCTTTTCCTCGGGCCAAAGAGCGGGTGACAGATCACGAAGCGGGCGCCACGCTGATTGAGTTGATGATGGCGCTTGCCGTCGGGCTGGTGCTTTTATTCGGTTTGAGCCGGATATATCTTTCCAGTAAACAATCGTACCGATTGACGGATGCCCAGTCGGTATTGATGGAAAGCGGTCGTTATGCCTTGGAGGCTTTGACCGGCGAGATTCATTCGGCCGGTCAGCTGGGGTGCAGACGCAACGCGCCATTGACGGTGCTGGCCAACGCTCAGGCGCAAGCGTTGCTGGTGCCTGATACGGCGCAGCACATGCCGTCCGGCCTCATTGCTGCGCCGCTATTGAGCGGGGAGGACGACATCAGGCTTTCATCCGTACCGCGCATCAAGTCGGCCTTGAGCGGCACCGATACCCTGACGGTGCTGTATGCGGAATCCTGCAGCGGTATCCTGATCAGCCGTTTGTTGCTGACCAATCCGCGCGGACGTCTGCAGTCCGGGTCCAGCTGCCGCTTCGATACCGGTACGCCGCTGCTGGTTGCGAATTGCGAGTCGGCCCATCTGTTCCGCGCCGGGGCCTCGGATCAGGATTTTACCCAGAATGTCGATCAGGCGGAGGTGGCGACCAATCGTTTGGGTGCGCTTTACCGTCCGGGTTCGGAAGTCATGGCGCTGCGGTCGCGCAGTTTTTTTATACGCCTGAACCCGGCGGGCCAGCCCGCGTTGTATCGCGTCGACCATGTTGCCGACACTGTGTCCGAGCTGGTTGAAGGCGTGGAAAACCTGCAATTGAGCTATGGCGTCGATACCAGCGGCGATGGCGCATCCGATCGTATTTTGAATGCGTCCGCCGTATCCGATTGGTCGAAGATAGTCAGTGTGCGCGTGGTGTTGACCTTGCGCAGCATTGACGATCGCGTGCTGGCGAACGCCAGGCAATACTGGCTGGATGATGAAAGTCGGTCCGACCGGCGTTTGGTTCGTCAGTTTGCTGCAACCGTCGCCGTTCGTAGTCGCGCGCAATGA
- a CDS encoding FAD:protein FMN transferase yields the protein MKTIVKPLLSALCLITLFACQPRSTENELSGATQGTTYHIKVVLPTSGNRQVTIESLRPLIEAVFSDIDIKLSNYRDDSEISRVNQQNTTQWITVSPEIVELVNIAQQVYERSDGCYDLTIKPLFDLWGFSKHQNRIPDDNEIKQTLLHVGMNRIEIDTANLRLRKKDPLLRIDLSSIAQGYTVDALSRLLEGQGIQNYLVEVGGEMKVKGRKANGNDWRVAIEKPTPYTQEVQRVLDIHQQAGTAIMTAGTYRNFFEDKGQSYSHILNPKTGRPVTHQLLSVTVLHDDPTWADAWDTALLCVGGEQARKIAESEHLKALMISRDGDALQEHMSSEFAHAEAQNR from the coding sequence ATGAAAACCATCGTTAAACCGCTATTGTCCGCACTCTGCCTGATCACCCTGTTTGCCTGCCAGCCGCGCAGCACGGAAAACGAGCTTTCCGGAGCCACGCAAGGCACCACTTATCACATCAAGGTTGTACTCCCCACCTCCGGCAACCGGCAGGTGACGATAGAAAGCCTGCGCCCGCTAATCGAAGCCGTATTCAGCGATATCGATATCAAACTGTCGAATTACCGCGACGACTCCGAGATTTCGCGCGTGAACCAGCAGAACACCACGCAATGGATAACGGTATCCCCTGAAATTGTCGAGCTGGTAAACATCGCGCAGCAAGTTTACGAACGCTCGGACGGCTGTTACGATCTGACCATCAAACCGCTGTTCGACCTGTGGGGCTTTTCCAAACATCAAAACCGCATCCCCGACGATAATGAAATCAAACAGACGCTGCTGCATGTCGGCATGAACCGTATCGAGATCGATACCGCCAACTTGCGTCTGCGCAAAAAAGATCCTTTGCTGCGCATCGATCTGTCCTCCATAGCACAAGGCTATACGGTGGACGCTTTGTCGCGGTTGCTGGAAGGACAGGGAATACAGAACTATCTGGTCGAAGTCGGCGGCGAAATGAAAGTCAAGGGACGCAAGGCAAACGGCAACGATTGGCGCGTCGCCATCGAGAAGCCGACCCCCTACACCCAGGAAGTCCAGCGCGTGCTCGATATCCATCAGCAGGCCGGAACCGCCATCATGACGGCAGGTACTTATCGGAATTTTTTCGAGGACAAGGGACAAAGCTATTCGCACATCCTTAACCCGAAAACAGGCCGCCCGGTCACGCATCAATTGTTGTCCGTTACCGTACTGCACGACGATCCGACCTGGGCCGACGCATGGGATACGGCGCTGCTGTGCGTAGGCGGCGAACAAGCGCGGAAAATTGCGGAATCCGAGCATTTGAAAGCGCTAATGATCAGCCGCGACGGCGATGCGCTGCAGGAGCATATGAGCAGCGAATTTGCCCATGCCGAGGCCCAGAATCGATAA
- the murI gene encoding glutamate racemase: MTNHSAAVPKIGVFDSGVGGLSVLKAIRREHPIVDFIYIADSGNAPYGSRPAAFIESRAHQIAERLVDAGAQVIVVACNTATAVAVARLRSHLPVPIIAMEPAIKPAVAQTKTGVVGVLATERTIESANVARLCRKFGQGVNVLLQPCPGLVEFVERGELSSARTREYLRMLVIPLMDKGTDTLVLGCTHYVFLESEIRDIAGPAVQIIESSAAVARQTLRHIGSKDIASAPYPGRGTFLTTGSPDSARVIFSQLWGAQVEVGALENSNVWAENRLN; this comes from the coding sequence ATGACGAATCATTCTGCCGCTGTTCCAAAAATCGGGGTCTTTGATTCCGGCGTGGGCGGGTTGTCCGTTCTCAAAGCGATTCGTCGCGAGCACCCCATAGTCGATTTTATCTATATCGCAGATTCCGGAAATGCGCCTTACGGAAGCAGACCCGCAGCTTTCATCGAAAGCCGCGCGCACCAGATAGCCGAGCGCCTCGTTGACGCCGGGGCTCAGGTCATTGTAGTTGCATGCAATACAGCGACAGCCGTAGCCGTCGCAAGGCTGCGCTCGCACTTGCCCGTTCCAATTATTGCGATGGAACCGGCCATAAAGCCGGCGGTTGCTCAAACCAAAACCGGCGTCGTCGGCGTGCTGGCCACGGAACGAACGATCGAAAGCGCTAATGTCGCAAGGCTTTGCCGAAAATTTGGACAGGGCGTGAATGTGCTCCTACAGCCTTGTCCTGGTTTAGTGGAATTTGTCGAACGAGGAGAACTCTCATCCGCCCGCACTCGCGAATACCTTCGAATGCTGGTTATTCCCCTCATGGACAAGGGAACCGACACCCTTGTTCTCGGATGCACCCACTATGTCTTTCTGGAATCCGAAATCCGGGACATCGCCGGACCAGCGGTCCAAATAATCGAATCGTCTGCGGCCGTAGCTCGCCAGACCTTGCGGCATATAGGCAGTAAGGACATCGCGTCGGCGCCATATCCGGGCCGGGGGACATTCCTGACCACCGGCTCACCCGACAGCGCCCGGGTAATCTTTTCACAGCTTTGGGGCGCACAGGTTGAAGTCGGAGCATTGGAGAATAGTAATGTCTGGGCGGAGAACCGGCTAAACTGA
- a CDS encoding tetratricopeptide repeat protein, producing the protein MRKTLCLPILMALALGAMPSWADQVAEVMKLAVQGDAGAQTDLGVRYMYGDGIPKNYVNASKWLRRAAEQGNVLAEFNLGLMNANGEGGPVNYGEAAKWYKKAAVRGDMQARLNLALMYTKGEGVPRNYREAAYWFRLAAGQGDAAAQFHLGVMSLNGEGAEQSYTDAEEWFRKAALLGDPAAQYHLGLLYLGGHGVPEDHQAAYLWFVLAAQQGNEASLSLMDQVESELTKEQIAAVQQRAAEWRPVKTSKPKTRS; encoded by the coding sequence ATGCGTAAAACCCTATGCTTGCCGATACTGATGGCATTGGCGCTTGGCGCCATGCCGTCCTGGGCCGATCAGGTCGCGGAAGTGATGAAGCTCGCGGTGCAGGGGGATGCCGGAGCGCAGACCGATTTAGGCGTGCGTTATATGTACGGAGACGGCATTCCGAAGAACTACGTTAATGCCTCGAAATGGTTGCGCCGGGCGGCCGAGCAGGGAAATGTCCTTGCCGAGTTCAACCTGGGATTAATGAATGCAAACGGCGAAGGCGGGCCGGTCAATTACGGCGAAGCTGCCAAATGGTACAAGAAAGCGGCTGTCAGGGGCGATATGCAGGCGCGTTTGAATCTGGCCCTGATGTATACCAAAGGAGAAGGGGTGCCGAGAAACTATCGCGAGGCGGCGTACTGGTTTCGACTGGCGGCAGGACAGGGCGATGCAGCCGCACAGTTTCATTTGGGGGTGATGTCGCTCAATGGCGAAGGCGCTGAGCAGAGCTACACCGATGCCGAGGAGTGGTTTCGCAAGGCAGCCTTGCTCGGCGATCCCGCCGCGCAATATCATTTGGGGCTGCTATACCTTGGTGGACACGGCGTGCCTGAAGACCATCAGGCCGCCTATTTATGGTTCGTGCTTGCGGCGCAACAGGGTAACGAGGCCTCGTTGAGTTTAATGGATCAAGTGGAAAGCGAGTTGACGAAGGAACAAATTGCCGCCGTACAGCAGCGCGCGGCAGAATGGCGCCCCGTCAAAACCAGCAAGCCGAAAACACGTTCCTGA
- the mtnA gene encoding S-methyl-5-thioribose-1-phosphate isomerase, with product MSVTARKVETLRWRDGKLDMIDQRVLPAVFEYLSYDSAAGVAEGIRSMVVRGAPAIGVAAAYGLALEASRLQGSSENEFRQGLETGIELLAASRPTAVNLFWALNRVRRVWSGLSGLGNAAVAVRLLDEAHEMLAEDIRINRAMGAFGASLLPDGARVLTHCNAGALATAGWGTALGVFRSAVEAGKKISVIADETRPFLQGARLTAWEMVQENIPVTLITDNMAGFMMSRGEIDAVMVGTDRVAANGDVANKIGTYMVAVLAKRHSIPFYVACPLSTIDLTVPDGSAIPIEERAPEEVLGFRENQWAAQGVSVRNPAFDVTPAELVTALITERGIIYNPSSESLSALFRSEP from the coding sequence ATGTCGGTAACTGCGAGAAAAGTTGAAACGCTACGCTGGCGAGACGGTAAGCTGGACATGATCGACCAGCGCGTCCTTCCGGCAGTATTCGAATACTTGAGCTACGACTCGGCAGCGGGTGTCGCCGAAGGCATACGCAGCATGGTTGTGCGCGGCGCGCCCGCAATCGGGGTTGCAGCCGCCTATGGCTTGGCGCTTGAAGCCTCACGTCTGCAAGGCAGTTCGGAAAACGAATTTCGTCAAGGCCTGGAAACCGGAATTGAATTGTTGGCGGCAAGCCGTCCCACGGCAGTCAATTTATTCTGGGCGCTAAACCGTGTGCGGCGCGTCTGGTCGGGTCTGTCCGGTTTGGGCAATGCGGCTGTAGCTGTTCGCCTGCTGGATGAAGCGCATGAGATGCTGGCGGAAGACATCCGTATTAACCGTGCGATGGGAGCCTTCGGCGCGTCATTATTGCCTGATGGTGCGCGCGTGCTGACACATTGCAATGCGGGCGCTTTGGCGACGGCGGGGTGGGGTACGGCGCTGGGCGTATTTCGATCAGCGGTTGAGGCGGGTAAGAAAATTTCGGTGATTGCCGATGAAACGAGGCCTTTCCTGCAAGGCGCGCGTTTGACGGCCTGGGAAATGGTGCAGGAGAATATTCCGGTCACGCTGATAACCGATAACATGGCGGGATTCATGATGAGCCGGGGCGAAATTGACGCCGTGATGGTGGGAACCGACCGGGTTGCTGCAAATGGCGACGTAGCCAACAAAATCGGCACTTACATGGTTGCCGTTTTGGCAAAACGCCATAGCATTCCGTTTTATGTGGCGTGTCCGTTGTCGACGATAGATCTCACCGTGCCGGACGGCAGCGCTATACCCATCGAAGAGCGCGCTCCGGAGGAAGTGCTCGGCTTTCGAGAAAACCAGTGGGCAGCCCAGGGAGTCTCGGTGCGTAATCCTGCGTTTGATGTGACGCCGGCTGAACTGGTCACTGCGCTGATTACCGAGCGCGGCATTATTTACAATCCTTCCAGCGAGAGTCTGAGTGCCTTGTTCAGGTCTGAGCCGTAG
- a CDS encoding adenine phosphoribosyltransferase: MPIKSRIRTVPHYPKQGIMFRDITTLLKDPVGLRVTIHEMVHRYTGVKIDKVAGIESRGFILGAPLAYVLGVGFVPIRKRGKLPAETIGHDYELEYGTDRVEIHTDAIEQGERVLLVDDLIATGGTAEAAATLITNIGGEIIECVFVVDLPDLGGRKRLEKKGYKVFSLCEFEGE; the protein is encoded by the coding sequence ATGCCGATCAAATCACGTATTCGTACCGTTCCGCATTATCCTAAACAAGGGATTATGTTTCGCGACATCACCACACTGCTTAAGGACCCGGTTGGTTTGCGTGTAACGATACACGAAATGGTACATCGCTATACCGGTGTGAAGATTGACAAAGTGGCCGGGATCGAATCGCGAGGCTTTATTCTCGGCGCGCCGCTGGCTTATGTGCTGGGCGTAGGGTTTGTGCCTATACGAAAACGAGGCAAATTGCCGGCGGAAACCATAGGCCACGACTACGAATTGGAGTACGGTACGGATCGCGTCGAAATTCATACGGACGCAATTGAGCAGGGAGAACGCGTGCTGCTGGTCGACGATCTTATCGCCACCGGAGGTACGGCGGAAGCGGCGGCGACTTTAATCACTAATATCGGCGGAGAAATTATCGAATGCGTATTCGTGGTCGATTTGCCTGATTTGGGCGGGCGCAAGCGGTTGGAGAAAAAAGGCTATAAAGTGTTTTCACTGTGCGAATTTGAAGGAGAGTAG
- a CDS encoding class II aldolase/adducin family protein: MLHITKRLGDLGLNRGTSGNCSVRNASGFLITPSGMTIDEMSSESMVSMDFSGSIIGGGAPSSEWFFHRDILQHRPEVGAVIHTHSVFATTLSCLRKDLPPFHYMVSVAGGANIRCARYALFGTQALSDVALKALDGRRACLLANHGMIVLGRDLDVALAVAVEVETLCEQYLRALQAGEPYLLTDDEMSEVMERFKGYGLWAKY, translated from the coding sequence TTGCTGCACATCACGAAGCGTCTTGGCGATCTGGGACTGAACCGGGGTACCTCAGGTAATTGTTCGGTCAGAAATGCATCGGGTTTTTTGATTACGCCCTCAGGCATGACGATAGATGAGATGTCTTCTGAAAGCATGGTGAGTATGGACTTTTCCGGCAGCATAATCGGAGGCGGCGCGCCTTCCAGTGAATGGTTTTTTCATCGCGATATTCTGCAGCATCGTCCGGAAGTCGGCGCGGTAATCCATACTCACTCCGTGTTTGCAACCACGCTTTCCTGTTTGCGCAAGGACCTTCCGCCGTTTCATTACATGGTCAGCGTGGCGGGGGGAGCAAATATCCGTTGCGCCCGCTATGCATTATTCGGCACCCAGGCGCTTTCCGACGTCGCCCTTAAGGCGCTTGATGGCCGCCGGGCATGCTTGCTGGCCAATCACGGCATGATCGTGCTCGGACGAGATCTGGACGTTGCGCTTGCCGTGGCGGTGGAAGTGGAAACATTGTGCGAGCAGTATTTGAGAGCCTTGCAAGCCGGCGAGCCTTACCTTCTTACCGACGACGAAATGTCTGAAGTAATGGAACGGTTCAAAGGCTATGGACTTTGGGCAAAGTACTGA
- a CDS encoding S-methyl-5'-thioadenosine phosphorylase, translating to MAESSKKSIIGIIGGSGVYNIDGLTYTRWVKVDSPFGEPSDELLFGELNGQQMIFLPRHGRGHKIPPSEINYRANIDVLKRAGVTDVISVSAVGSLREHLKPGMFVIVDQFIDRTFARDKTFFTTGCVAHVSMARPVCSRLGDHIEAAATEAGIDVARGGTYLVMEGPQFSSLAESELYRSWNCDVIGMTNMPEAKLAREAELCYATVAMVTDYDCWHPNHDDVTVEQIVKVLIDNAGKACSLVKHIAPKLGSDNGAEECTCRSVLQHALITAHEMRDPQLLKRLDAVAGRILGG from the coding sequence ATGGCTGAAAGCAGTAAAAAATCAATTATCGGCATTATTGGCGGCAGCGGTGTATACAACATAGACGGTTTAACCTACACCCGCTGGGTAAAAGTGGATTCGCCTTTTGGCGAGCCTTCCGACGAGTTGCTGTTTGGGGAGCTGAATGGGCAGCAGATGATATTTCTGCCGCGCCATGGCCGCGGTCACAAAATTCCGCCGTCAGAAATCAATTACCGGGCAAACATCGACGTACTGAAGCGCGCCGGCGTGACGGACGTTATATCCGTGAGCGCGGTGGGTTCATTGCGCGAGCACCTAAAGCCGGGCATGTTTGTCATAGTCGATCAATTCATCGACCGTACATTTGCCCGTGACAAAACTTTTTTTACCACCGGTTGCGTGGCGCATGTTTCGATGGCGCGTCCGGTGTGCTCGCGCTTGGGTGATCATATCGAAGCGGCGGCAACAGAGGCCGGGATTGATGTGGCGCGCGGCGGCACCTACCTGGTGATGGAAGGGCCGCAGTTTTCCAGTTTGGCGGAATCCGAGCTCTATCGTTCCTGGAATTGCGATGTAATCGGCATGACCAATATGCCGGAAGCAAAGCTGGCGCGCGAGGCGGAGCTATGTTATGCGACCGTGGCAATGGTGACGGACTACGATTGCTGGCATCCCAATCACGATGATGTGACGGTAGAGCAAATCGTGAAAGTGCTGATAGACAATGCCGGTAAAGCTTGTTCGCTCGTCAAGCATATTGCACCGAAGCTAGGCTCGGACAACGGGGCCGAAGAATGTACCTGCCGTTCAGTGCTGCAACACGCATTGATTACCGCGCACGAAATGCGTGATCCGCAACTGCTGAAACGTCTTGATGCCGTAGCCGGCAGGATATTGGGCGGCTGA
- a CDS encoding glycosyltransferase family 2 protein: MKKLNVVAVAVTYNPEIRELERLLAQLIRQVSEVIIVDNASANAALLRDTETSTAKALHWVFLQENCGIAAAHNTGIAEARRLGASHIALFDQDSEPADDMVSCLLAALERLEGMGHSVACVGPRYLDERQDNPPPFIRVSGLHLQRCACAHGDDIVAVDYLISSGSLIPMSALDKTGGMRSDFFIDYVDIEWGMRASSQGLQSYGVCAAGMRHNLGSQPLEFLGRKIPLHSPLRHYYHFRNAVLLYKEPWVRWNWKLVDGWRLCLKYIFYSLFARPRMAHWHKMTLGVWHGLLGKTGRFDGKT; this comes from the coding sequence ATGAAAAAACTGAATGTCGTTGCCGTTGCCGTTACCTATAATCCTGAAATTCGGGAACTCGAACGTTTGCTTGCACAGTTGATCAGGCAGGTTAGTGAGGTGATTATCGTTGACAACGCTTCCGCCAATGCAGCATTGCTGCGTGATACCGAGACCTCCACGGCTAAAGCGCTCCATTGGGTTTTTCTGCAGGAAAACTGCGGCATAGCCGCAGCCCATAATACCGGGATTGCCGAAGCCAGACGCCTGGGTGCGTCGCACATCGCCCTGTTCGATCAGGATAGCGAGCCGGCGGACGACATGGTGTCATGCTTGTTGGCTGCGCTGGAGCGACTGGAAGGCATGGGGCATTCCGTGGCCTGTGTGGGACCGCGCTATCTTGATGAGCGGCAAGACAACCCTCCTCCCTTCATACGGGTTAGCGGTTTGCATCTGCAGCGTTGCGCCTGCGCGCACGGAGATGACATCGTGGCTGTGGATTATTTGATTTCGTCCGGCAGCCTGATTCCGATGTCGGCATTGGACAAGACGGGAGGAATGCGTAGCGACTTTTTTATCGACTATGTTGATATTGAGTGGGGCATGCGAGCGAGTTCTCAGGGTTTGCAGAGTTACGGTGTATGCGCGGCCGGAATGCGGCATAATCTGGGCAGTCAGCCGCTGGAGTTTTTGGGCCGCAAAATACCGCTGCACAGTCCGCTCAGGCACTACTACCACTTTCGAAACGCGGTGCTTTTATACAAGGAGCCGTGGGTACGGTGGAACTGGAAACTGGTGGATGGCTGGCGCTTGTGTCTCAAGTATATCTTTTATTCGCTGTTTGCAAGGCCGCGCATGGCGCACTGGCATAAGATGACTTTGGGGGTATGGCATGGTTTACTGGGCAAAACAGGAAGATTTGACGGAAAAACATAA